Genomic DNA from Schistosoma haematobium chromosome 1, whole genome shotgun sequence:
TATTTTAGATATGCATTACTAATTGTTGATAGCGCCACAGCTCTTTATCGTACTGATTATTCTGGTCGTGGGGAATTATCAGCACGACAAATGCATTTGGCTAGGTTTTTACGTACATTATTACGACTGGCTGATGAATTTGGTGTGGCTGTAGTTATTACTAATCAGGTAGTCGCTCAAGTTGACGGTGCTGCTATGTTCTCTGCTGACCCTAAGAAACCTATTGGTGGAAATATAATGGGTCATGCTTCAACTACCCGGTTAGTCATTGAAATTCCtgaaaactttttttaaaatatatgttATAATGATTAAAATGGTTAGCTACTCTGCTAAACAGTTACTAGTGATTGACTTATTTCAGATTGCTTGGCTATTATTTTGACATTTATAACATAATACTTTAAAACTTTGCTACATATACGTAAGATAAAGTTTAtaaacagttttttttaaatcattctTTCATTTAGAGGGGCCACGAACCTAGTACTTATTTCAGTACGGTAATTGAAGTGTGTAGAGTTTCACAGTTGTATAATTGTCATgtaaaaacaaacacaatccaGTTTCGTCATACTGACTGACTATTTCTTAATGATCACCCCAGTTACGATCATTTTAATTATGAAGTTTACTTTTATCTGAATAAATTCAGACCATAAATCTAGTGAGTTTTCACCATATCTTCGTTATCTTTAGAACTCTAATGCTAACTGCTTCATTAAAGGAAATCAATAACAAGTGTTTGTCTCTGGTGTTACCTCTTCAGATTATGTCTTTTCCATATCATCACATTAGGCTCAAATATGTATGGGAGTATCGGAACACAAGTTTTCTTTAATACACTACTTAGTTAGAGTTCATAACTAGTTTTAAGGGGATCGCTTTTGTACACGTTAACATATAGGTTCAGTACAAGAATAGTTCGAACGTGTTGATAGGACTGTTTCCGATCGATCAATGCGGATCGACGACTTCAGAAGGTGCTCTAAGGTTTCTTATTTAACTTATTCATAAGTCTGTTTTTACTTTTGGTCTCTTTTAATTTGTGGTCTTCTTAAAATCTGTATTATACTATTTTTCTTACCGAATCATTTAGAAGTGATGTTAATGAGTATCGACGAAACAACCTGTTATCAGGTTTTCTAGCATCGATTTATTTAATATACCTGGCTAACATTAGTCGCTTACTTATGGACTCACATGCTACGTAACAACAAGATTTATAAATGAGCTTTGTCGTTGAATATGACATGCTTCAATTGATGAATATCTGTGTATGGTACGTCGTTTGTTGATGATTCAGAATGAAGTTGTAGATTCATTGATTAATTGCATGATCGTCATTTGCACTTTTGCTCAGTAGTCTGTCATCTGATAAACAACTCGACTGTTatatttttatacataaatatcGTGTTTACCTCCACATAATATTCAGTCATTAATTTCCCTTTTTTTCAGTAACCGCGTTGTTCAGTTGTCCGTCCGTTTTGTAAATTATCATTGATCTATCTCAGTCATTTATGATGTCTTAACGCCAATCGGTTTAAAAGTTTTTTACTGTTGTATAAGTAATGAATAAAGTTTTTTTACAgaccaatgaatagaaaaattgtatttccgacgtttcgtggcttaatgtaagtcacttttcagagtaaataaatgaagtggcttacattaattCACGAAACATCTGAAATATAAATTTCCTACTGATCGAgacataacaaaaatatatttattattaactttctacccaatgttcaatttatttgaaactatcaactTCCACCTTGTCATTGATACCTATACATTTATGTGTCATTATTTCTTTCGAAAAAATCCAACCTCCTTTCAGATTATACCTCAGAAAAGGTCGTGGAGAAACTAGAATCTGTAAAATTTATGACAGTCCTTGTTTACCAGAAGCTGAAGCTATGTACGCTATTCTTGCCGATGGTATAGGTGACGCAAAAGATTAACGAAGTTTTGTAACAAACAAACCAATTTATGTTCAAAGAGTTCACTTCGAGTTAGACATTCTTCACAAGACAGTTCCGTTAAAAttctgaatattgtaaatatgtgACCATAGTTACTCCGTTGACAGGttgttttattttctgtaaCACTAATGCTTTCTCTGAAAACATTTGGTTTATTTTTTAGAAGGAAAATTTTTATATACATTgatttattaagaaaaaaattagttcTCAAGTCTTTTGAATTCTAGTCTTCAAAGTTTGTTGTATTTCACTTAAattgtaaaattaataatatgttTTTGGATCAGCATAGTGAATACATCCTTGCGTTGAATGTATATTAACAGCCATGACTTGCAGAATTAGTCGGCGTATTTATTCACGAACAAGTGACTGTGGCACCTTACTGTACGTAACCGGTGTCTGCAAAGAACTGTCTAATACTTAAAATTGCTTGGTCAGTTGGTAGTGACCCATATaatgtgtcaggtccttctgcCAGGGAACACAGTTCTCCCAAGGTTGCAGGTTCACCTTACTGGCGAGTACCTAATAGCACAAAAGTTATATTCAgtgtttcctgtcgactacgtCTAACCACCGCCTTACAACTGCCTAGTGTTCTGTAGCAGTATATAAATCTCCAAAATGAGTAGTTCTGTGAATCCACGGCATTTATACTGACCTCATcattttcactggttgaaagtGCTCGGTTATTCattcgcaccagatcacgagtgggtacgTCGTGCCACACATCTCTTACAACCTTCAACCAGCTTAGAGTAAACGCCTCCCGATATATCGATAGTCTTTCAAACATATTTCCGAACCTCTTCATTTCTGACTCCTGAGTTGGCTGGGTTGTTATACTTCGATTTTAAAGGTATTACATGTGAAGTCGTTGTTAAAATCCAAATACCTATGGCATCTTTAGTTTCGTGATAAATAATAACTCGGTCAATAATGAGTAGCAATCGAGGTCATTTTTCCTTAGAAATTCTATGTACTATTTTAGTGCGTATTCAGTCAGGTTAGACGTGCTCAGAATTTTACATGGTTCATTAAAGTAAGGTCGGCAAACATTAGCTTCTTTAATGTGTAGTGTATTTTGTTCATGAACTATGGTTATAGTATATATTTTCAAGTCAACCTCACTTATTGCAACTACCACGCAACGGCATGGTAGAAAGTAAAAATTAGATAACTGAACAATTGGGATCTAACGGAACTGAAAAGATATTCAGATGACATTATACACACACGGACGGACAACGCGTGTCGGGTGTTATGAGCAATCAATACATTTACTGTGGAGTTGAACATTCCATGTTTTGTTTAAACGTATAACAATATTACAATGTAATGTCGTACTGCGTGCTTCAAATTTGAGTTCTTTGTTGTGTCTTGTTGAAGTTCTGGACTTATTGGGATTGGACTTCTCACattatattatttcaaattcacAGTGTAATCGATATTTTGTTAATAACATCGATTCAGTATCTGACTTGGCTTTGAATGGGGTGGTGCGTTTCCACAGCTTTCTACTTGGTCAGGAGATCTAGCGGCTTGATCTGAGTTAAGTTTAATGTCGAGGTGTACACAAGGTAAGGCTAGCACTATGGTTTAATACTTTGGACTCACCTCAGGACATAAATATTATATGTAATGTCTCTGTTCGAAAAGGAAGACAAAATTACAAACAGCATCTTGTACTCATAAAATACGGTGTAACTATATACATCAGTCACTTGAATTAAAACTGTAGGTCGACCGGGAAATACCACGTCATTTCTGATGTCGGCAATTCATTAGCATGATGTCATGTACAGAGTGACAGGGAAGTGTACGAATGTTTGATAGATGGGGCAGAATAAAATAGATCAGAGGAATATGACTGTAGAGATGATAGCAGTTAATGTACTAATGTTCTGTATATTAGTTATTTGCTGTCGATGTGGTGTGTGTCGCCCATTGTGAAGATAAATGTAGACCAAAGGTTGTAGTGGTACAATTGTAGAAAATTTTGTCGTCGATAAAAATGTTAGTTTTACTTTATCAGTAGTCATTGTGACTTCATTAAGTCAACAGACTCACCATCTATGTGAGGGTGCATTCGAAGGTAGATAATACCTATTTAGAAGTTCCCAAAGAAAAATCTACGGTACTAATTAGACCGATCCTAATTAGTTTATCGGATTCTACTATCGTTTGTGATGTTACCTCATGTGCCAGTCGCCCTTTCGTATCTGAAACTGGTATGTCAACACCCCCTTTCTCTAATTCTAGTAACCACTAGACATATAGAGGGAATCTTTGTTGTACCCTTTATGAATCCAGGTGTCTGAAGGCGGAAATGACGTACATTTAGTGCCAATGCAGCAAATCCCAACAACACCGTCTGTCGACTTACGAAGTTTGCAAAATCAGAAAG
This window encodes:
- the RAD51_1 gene encoding recombinase rad51, variant 2 (EggNog:ENOG410V72N~COG:L); the protein is MGGGEGKCLYIDTEGTFRPERLLAVAERYGLSGSDVLDNVAYARAYNTDHQMELLINAAAMMSESRYALLIVDSATALYRTDYSGRGELSARQMHLARFLRTLLRLADEFGVAVVITNQVVAQVDGAAMFSADPKKPIGGNIMGHASTTRSDVNEYRRNNLLSGFLASIYLIYLANISRLLMDSHAT